The nucleotide window TCACCGGCGACGATCCGATCTAGGACGATATCTGATAGACACTCATTTAATCGATGGCCGTTATTTTTCATCTGCCTACTCACAGTTTTTGCTTTGCTCGCATTTCTCTAGCAATTGTTCGATTTTTTTTAAGTGTTTACCTATAGTACGTCGCGATTTATTGGTTAGATTTGCAATTTCTTCCTGGGTTAAACCATCAAGATAACGATATACCAATATTTGTTGCCCGATTATATCAAGCTGCACCAACAAATTTTGTAAACTATCTTTAATATAATATCTTTTATTCGGATCTGTATTGGGACGAATACTCCAGTTTATCACCTGCTGCG belongs to Deltaproteobacteria bacterium and includes:
- a CDS encoding RNA polymerase sigma factor yields the protein MELDVAEICRRYGASIVRRCRGMLRNSIEAEDAAQEVFIIVMQKGIQYRGDADIASWLYRITTNHCLNKIRSSKRRILREQSQQVINWSIRPNTDPNKRYYIKDSLQNLLVQLDIIGQQILVYRYLDGLTQEEIANLTNKSRRTIGKHLKKIEQLLEKCEQSKNCE